One genomic region from Quercus robur chromosome 4, dhQueRobu3.1, whole genome shotgun sequence encodes:
- the LOC126721904 gene encoding disease resistance protein RUN1-like, producing the protein MIDVRMVGIHDLRGIGKTTIAKIVYNKIVDNFEGSCFLENVREHSRTIDGTIQLQEKNLSKILQNQHLKVNNVPEGINVKKERLHNKRVLLILDDVDKSKQIENLLGKHDWLVPGSRVIITTRDEHLLIALGKVCTTYKVKKLDNHEAFELFSQYAFHKVNPDEEYSELTNQALYYAKSLPLSLTIIGSNLCGRTKPEWESALLQYEKYPKWRNLSNT; encoded by the coding sequence ATGATCGATGTTCGTATGGTAGGAATTCATGATCTTAGAGGAATAGGTAAGACTACAATTGCAAAAATTGTTTATAACAAAATTGTTGATAATTTTGAAGGAAGctgttttttagaaaatgttagAGAACATTCAAGGACAATTGATGGCACAATCCAACTACAAGAGAAAAATCTTTCTAAGATCTTACAAAACCAACATTTGAAGGTGAACAATGTACCTGAAGGAATTAATGTTAAAAAGGAAAGGCTTCACAATAAAAGGGTTCTTTTGattcttgatgatgtggataaatcaaaacaaatagaaaatttgcTTGGTAAACATGATTGGTTGGTACCAGGAAGTAGAGTCATTATAACAACAAGAGATGAACACTTGCTAATTGCTCTTGGAAAAGTTTGTACAACTTACAAGGTCAAGAAATTAGACAATCATGAAGCTTTTGAACTCTTTAGTCAATATGCTTTCCATAAAGTCAATCCCGATGAAGAATATTCTGAACTTACAAATCAAGCGTTGTATTATGCCAAAAGTCTTCCATTATCTCTAACAATAATAGGTTCAAATTTGTGTGGGAGAACAAAACCTGAATGGGAAAGTGCACTACTTCAATATGAAAAATATCCCAAATGGAGAAATTTATCAAATACTTAA